GGCAACTTTTTGCAAACCAGAGTTACTCACACCAACTCACATACCACCACTGCAGCACACAAAGCTCAACACAAAGATGACAATCTTTACCCTTTGAGATGGTTCTGCAGCTTGTGCAAACTTGCTCTCCCACCATAATTATCAGCACGTGTGTGACAAGTGATGATGACGCTGTCACCAAAGTGTAAAGAAGGTGCTTGTGCTACATTCCCAAGAGAATAAATAGGACAGTGTGCACCGGAGCAAGACACTCTTATTATGGAGCtgttaaacaacacatttcaacaagTCACATCCAAAAAATGAGTAGAAATAAACGCAAACTGTGCAGGTTAGACAACTAAACTGAGACACACAACTCATggtacacattttttttccaatcctGTTGATAGAAGATCTTTCAAGGTGAATATATAAGTAGGATCAGCCAATAAAAGCCTCAAAAACACGTAGACAAAGCTTGTCATGTGCTAAGAAAACCTGATTTTTCAAGTTGATACCATTAAATGTTctaaatattaataaaactCAATTGGAAGTTGAGAGGTTAGAGGCTAAAATGGCCAATTATTTTAACAAGGTGCTGTATTTTCTAAATTTCACAggttaaataataaaaaaaaaaagaacggaTGAAAGAAACactaactcacacacactccctttgttttcactgggtaaaacattttatctttttaattcaaatgatGATTGAAGAAAGATCAGCTGcgtttatttgtcttttgtccttCAGTTTAGCAGATCCTGTGATAATAAACAATGACTTTTCCCTCCCTGCAGGCTTATAACATGCGCCATCACCATGAAGTACTACGTGGAGGAGAACGTCTCCCAGAGATCCTGCACCACCATCCGCCATGTTGTCAAGATGCTGGGCACCGTCTCCGAAaccctcatcttcttcttcctgggtGTCGTCACCATAACGACCGAGCACGAGTGGAACTGGGCCTACATCCTGTTCACGCTGGTGTTCGCCTTCATCTGGAGAGGACTCGGTGAGAGCCGTCATTTAAACCCCTAACGAAGCTCCATCTATTAATTGGAGTAGTTCATCAAATCTATCTCCATCTCGTCTTGCAGGGATTCTGGTGCTGAGCCAGATCGTCAACCCATTTCGGACCATCACCTTTAATTTCAAGGACCAGTTTGGACTCGCCTACGGAGGCCTGCGAGGGGCAATCTGCTTCGCCTTGGTGTTCACCCTGCCTGACACCATCAACAGAAAGAACCTGTTTGTCACGGCTTCAATCGCTGTTATCATATTCACCATCTTCATACAGGTGAGACTTCTGGCTGGAGGCTCAATTCGAATTTTGGGAATACAGGAGATAATCTTGAAACTTGATATGTTTTTGACTATTTCATACTCgtaaagtttatttaaatatgGAAAGAAAGAACTATAATGAGTTTGTGCCCTTGTTAGTCTCATGCAGGGTTATTTTTAGatcataaaatgtcattttctttgccAGGAGTATGGAtatttcaacagaaaaacatgtgttCAGTGtccattttcagtgatattgttaTTAAATTTGAATGTAAGCTGATAGGGACAGTAACATGTCAACTGCAGACTTAAAAACAGACTGCATACTTATTAAAACggtcaacataaaacaggaaatcagctTAACTAAAAGCTTGGAATATACAAGTTTCCGCTGATTTACTGCATTGATTATTAATAACCGCTTTCTTGAATATTTTGATTTCCATCCTCCTCCCAGGGCATCAGCATCCGTCCCATCATAGAATATATGAACATCAGGAAAACCAACAAAGACATGATGACGATCAACGTAGAGATCCACACCAGGGTGAGGATCAGCTCTCGCTTCTCAAAGTATTATCTGTAATGGATTGTGTCTGTAGCTGTTGAATCACACTGATTGTTTCTCCTGTGTGGTGTTCAGGTGATGGAGCATGTCGTTAGTGGTATTGAGGACTTGTGTGGACAGTGGAGCCACTATTACTGGAAAGACAAGTACGGTCTGCCGTTCTAGACTCAATATCAAGCTTGATTCTTGCAGATTTATAGACTAactaaaggtttttttttatctgaacaTTTGGTGCACCACTCATCTTTACTCTTTTGGTGTTGGCGCCAGGTTCAAGAAGTTCAACGACCGCATCTTGAGGCGCATCCTGCTCCGAGACAACCGGGCCGAGTCCAGCATCGTGTCCCTGTATAAGAGGCTGGAGCTGCAGAACGCCATCGATATTCTGGACACACCGATGGGAGACATCAGCGCGGCGCCGTCTCTAGTGTCTTTAAGGTACGTCCTTTATGCTTAAAGGACATCTGTAGCTTTGGACCCTGATACTCAGCTCTGCAACTCAAAAGTTGAACTTATCATTATCGAGTTTTTACATTCGTCAACACAAGATGCTGAAACTGTATCTGCTCGCTAACCGACAGCATCAGCTAAACACACGAAATCTAATTTGGCTCCAgctgatgatgctgtttttccGTCGGATGGGAGTCTTAATTGCCACCATCGCAACGTCGatagcaataaaacaaacattacatttcagttaTATCTCCCACTGTTCACCGTTCGCTGCTCTCACCTCCTATCAGCGACGAGAGGAAGGAGTCGTCCCGACCGAAGAAGAAGTTCATGGCTGCTGACGTGAGGAAAATGCACGACATCCTGTCCAAGAACATGTACAAGATCAGGCAGAAGGTAACCACGAGAGAGAGGAACCTTTAAATTATGTCAactcctgtgttgtttttgtgttgttaaagaCAACTTTAAATCTAAAATTCCAAATGACGTGAAGTTTTATGCTTCTTCTTTGGAGATTTTCTACCTAAATTGGTCGAATTTAAAGGGACGCATGATGATTTTCATTTGAAGCGACATAAATCAGTAGTTTCCCGTCTCGTGTTGAGAAAAAATAAGGTTTCACGAATCAATATTTTCAAGCTTATAAGAAGAATTATTGAATGATGAAGAATGATTTTTAGCAATAGTTACTCTAACAGGAGTAAACAGTgaatttgttggggactattttcagcagcggatgaacacacatttgttgCATAAGAGCCTTTTCCTAGTGTTTGTATCTCATGAAATGAATCTCATTGTCTTCCAGACGATGGCGTACACCAACAAATACAGTCTGCCCGATGAAAGCCAGACCAGGGAGATTCTGATTCGCCGCCACGCGAGCGTCAGACGCAGCGTCCGTGCTGGAAGTTTCCGCGAGCTGGTAGGTGGGgacaaaaaagggggggatgTATTTTCAGTGTCCTTGAAAAGCAGAAACTTTCTTGACCCTCACTCCTGTTTCTCTCCCAGCCTGATCAAAACATCCCCAAGTCTCAGAAGTATTACTCCCTGCAGCCTGGAGGGGATCTGGAGAGTGCGTTTGCCATCAGAAGAAGAAGTCGTGGTGGTGAAGCGGACCGTCTCTCAAACCATCTCCAGCTCACAGGTGCGTCTCCACGCTCCTCATCACGCTCTCTGGTCCCTATGAGGAGGCTGAACACCATCAAAGAGGCCCGCCAACAGATGCCCTCTCCTGGGGTGGATGTTTTGGACGAGAGAGGTCCTGGAGGTCTGAGGGGTTCTAGTCTCAGAGGCCGGAGAGCACCGGTTCCTGCTCCCAGGAGGCGCAGCTCAGGTCACGAAGACGAAGACCACACTGACTCTACAGGAGAGACTGAACCTGTGAACCCTCCTCAGCTACCTCCGCCTGGTGCATGGGCACCTGAGAACCAGGACGGCAGAGAAAATGGAGCCGGAAATCCTCTGCTGAGACACTCGTCATGGGGCCCTCGAGGCTCGGGGAGATcgtgacacacagagaggaagtatTTTGGATGAAGTCGACTCCAGAGCGGCCCTGGAGGATGAACTACTTTTATTAGTggagctttaaaaacaaaaacaaaaagaatgaattAGCAACAGCTTCGTACTGCATCTCAGGGAAAATGCTCACAGtttgatgaaaatataaatggGATAAAGTGTCATGATAGTGAAGATCATCTTCCTGTTTTGGGGTGTTTTACtctttttctaaataaaattaaaaataaccatGAACCTCACATGATGTCGTCTTCCCACTTTTTCCCCTTTCATTAGTCTCACACAGATCAAGATTTCTTCAGGACATAACATCCGGTCTGGTTGCCTGATTGCATTTGAAAGCGGTTTCATATTACAATATTGGATTCTAGCATTTAACCAGCGCGTTTGAAAACCAGGCAGTGGACCTGCAGGTGTCGTTAAACCCAggaaagaggagatggagcCCTGAACTCTCCCTCCATCGTTAATGTCCCTTTTATGATCGCCTGACTCTCTGACTGCCTTCCACACCCCTGTATCATCTTTCAGAGTTTATGTCCTTATATCTGCCGGGCGAACAGGGCAGAATccataaaatattcattttctgtaCGACGCTTTGCGATGTCTTTAAAGAAACGTGACGCCACTTTGAATTCAGACTTAAAacttggaagaaaaaaagacaaccaGGCCTTTAAATCTGCACTGAAatctcatttttcttctttttttttttacactgataaTGACTAAATCAACACAACAAAGCTTTTTAAATAATGGAAAGATGTGGCATAAAACCAGACTCACtaactttatataaaaaaggtGATACTTTCTGTATTTCAGGTATATTCTTTTGTTTCTAAAAGACAGAATACgcctttttatttacatcaaattacaaaaatatgctttttttaaCAGTGTGCTCATTGCAGGCACCATCTTCCTGGATAAAAATGTCTTGGCATTTATTATGAGATTGTGTGCATCAGCCAACCAGCAGCAGAAGTAATTTCTCATCACCTTAACTAAGCGTTAAAGCCTCCCCATTGGCCGGCCGGGCTCCTCGCACAGCACTCTGCTCCGTTTGTCTTGATTACGCCTGGCTGCTCTAATTAAAAGATGTTCGTCCATGATTAGCAGcgtttttattatttactgaAAGTCACCGCAGTATGAAATTAACAGTTTTTGtaggaggaaaaataacaaactcatcataaaatgcacaaattgGGGTTGTATTATGATCAGTGGAACTTGCGGAGCCAAAATGAAGATGAAGTAGAGCAGACTGTGGTCGCATACAGAGAGGCTCGTTGGAAAATGCCATTTTGTACCCCTGCCTGAGAGTCACAGCGACAAAAACTCATAAtggttatttattttcttgtttaaatgAACTTTGTGCTgataaaatagtcaaaaacaagtgcttagatggaaaaaaaaagcctattcAAAGGGcaaaaaactacaaacaaactTGCACATTTTTCAAGTTCAGGGCTTTAAAAACTGACGTAAACGACATATCactggatttgaaatctcattggctCCATGATGCACCATGATGCTGCATGAAATTCAATGATAATGCCTTCATGTTATGTGGAAACTAGTATTGATCAAACCCTCACCAGAACCTCCCACTTACGTATTTATGCTTACACTTATACATACAAAGACTGCATGTATACCAGCGTCTGATCAATGAGCTGTATCTATTGATAAACAGCCTGAGCTGGAAGTTTTGATTGAATGGAAATCCAATAGAAACGGGGCGGGTGAGGCTTTATAATGTTAAAAGCTGCAAGTGCCTTATGAGAGCGCTCATGCTCGACAATAAATGTGATTAGTGGCCGCATCATCAAATATGAATTAT
This genomic interval from Acanthopagrus latus isolate v.2019 chromosome 24, fAcaLat1.1, whole genome shotgun sequence contains the following:
- the LOC119014916 gene encoding sodium/hydrogen exchanger 2-like isoform X2 translates to MYSVKEEPPAVLSSNVFFLYMLPPIILDSGYFMPTRLFFENIGTVLWYAVVGTLWNSIGIGLSLFAICQFEVFGLQDINLQENLLFAAIISAVDPVAALNVFEDIGVNEQTYIVIFGEGLFNDAVTVVLYSMFSFLADLPIVESTDVFLGVARFFVVAAGGVLFGVLFGFAAAFTTRFTHNVRQIEPLFVFMYSYLAYLVAECFAISSVLALITCAITMKYYVEENVSQRSCTTIRHVVKMLGTVSETLIFFFLGVVTITTEHEWNWAYILFTLVFAFIWRGLGILVLSQIVNPFRTITFNFKDQFGLAYGGLRGAICFALVFTLPDTINRKNLFVTASIAVIIFTIFIQGISIRPIIEYMNIRKTNKDMMTINVEIHTRVMEHVVSGIEDLCGQWSHYYWKDKFKKFNDRILRRILLRDNRAESSIVSLYKRLELQNAIDILDTPMGDISAAPSLVSLSDERKESSRPKKKFMAADVRKMHDILSKNMYKIRQKTMAYTNKYSLPDESQTREILIRRHASVRRSVRAGSFRELPDQNIPKSQKYYSLQPGGDLESAFAIRRRSRGGEADRLSNHLQLTGASPRSSSRSLVPMRRLNTIKEARQQMPSPGVDVLDERGPGGLRGSSLRGRRAPVPAPRRRSSGHEDEDHTDSTGETEPVNPPQLPPPGAWAPENQDGRENGAGNPLLRHSSWGPRGSGRS
- the LOC119014916 gene encoding sodium/hydrogen exchanger 2-like isoform X1 — its product is MGASGLFEVRTEKGVCCMLFLLLLCSVGGKCELQESKPAASADLPTANPVKPLDHEPQAFPDAERANLPVFTMDYPRIQVPFEFTLWILLASFAKIGFHIYHKITIWIPESCLLISIGLIVGGIMYSVKEEPPAVLSSNVFFLYMLPPIILDSGYFMPTRLFFENIGTVLWYAVVGTLWNSIGIGLSLFAICQFEVFGLQDINLQENLLFAAIISAVDPVAALNVFEDIGVNEQTYIVIFGEGLFNDAVTVVLYSMFSFLADLPIVESTDVFLGVARFFVVAAGGVLFGVLFGFAAAFTTRFTHNVRQIEPLFVFMYSYLAYLVAECFAISSVLALITCAITMKYYVEENVSQRSCTTIRHVVKMLGTVSETLIFFFLGVVTITTEHEWNWAYILFTLVFAFIWRGLGILVLSQIVNPFRTITFNFKDQFGLAYGGLRGAICFALVFTLPDTINRKNLFVTASIAVIIFTIFIQGISIRPIIEYMNIRKTNKDMMTINVEIHTRVMEHVVSGIEDLCGQWSHYYWKDKFKKFNDRILRRILLRDNRAESSIVSLYKRLELQNAIDILDTPMGDISAAPSLVSLSDERKESSRPKKKFMAADVRKMHDILSKNMYKIRQKTMAYTNKYSLPDESQTREILIRRHASVRRSVRAGSFRELPDQNIPKSQKYYSLQPGGDLESAFAIRRRSRGGEADRLSNHLQLTGASPRSSSRSLVPMRRLNTIKEARQQMPSPGVDVLDERGPGGLRGSSLRGRRAPVPAPRRRSSGHEDEDHTDSTGETEPVNPPQLPPPGAWAPENQDGRENGAGNPLLRHSSWGPRGSGRS